The nucleotide window CCCGTGATATTCATGAGTACCCCTTGAGCACCATTAATGGAAGTTTCCAGGAGCGGACTTGAAATGGCCTTTTTTGCCGCTTCAACAGCACGATGCGGGCCTTTTGCCACCCCTATCCCCATTAAGGCCGTTCCTTGATTGGACATGATTGTTTTCACATCTGCAAAATCAAGGTTGATTAAGCCTGGCACAGCAATCAAATCGGAAATCCCTTGTACACCTTGCCGAAGGACATTATCCGCTTCACGGAATGCTTCCAACATCGGGGTCTTCTTATCAACAATTTGTAATAAGCGATCATTGGGAACAATAATTAATGTATCCACTGCTTCCCTCATTGCCTCGATTCCACTTGCCGCGTTGACAGCACGCTTACGCCCCTCAAATCCAAATGGACGAGTGACCACACCAATTGTTAAAGCACCAAGCTCCCTGGAAATTTGTGCAATCGCTGGTGCAGCCCCGGTCCCCGTACCGCCGCCCATTCCGGCTGTAACGAAAACCATGTCAGCTCCCTTTAATACTTCTTGCAGCTGCTTGCGGCTTTCCTCTACTGCCTTACTCCCAACTTCTGGATTGGCACCTGCTCCTAATCCTCTTGTTAAGTTTGCCCCAATTTGCATCTTAATCTCTGCTTTCGATAGATTAAGAGCTTGGGCGTCTGTATTCACAGCAATAAATTCAACGCCTTGTATGCCATCCTCAATCATTCGGTTAACAGCGTTATTTCCCCCACCGCCAACGCCGATTACTTTAATTCTCGCTATTTGATCTATATTCATATCAAAATCCCACATCGACAATTCCTCCTAGCCTAATCCTAACATTACTTCATTATTCAGAAAATTCACTTTAGATTTATTATATGATATTTAGCCTAAAAAAACTAATAGCACTTACTATTTTAGCAAAATAATAGAGGAGTTACTATAGTGCCTCGTATTCATTTGAACGTAGTTTTCATCATTTTTCTGTCCCCATAATTTTTTCGCAAAAAATAAAGCCCTCCATTAAGAGGACTTTACACTATATGAAAATTTACATTTTTATTTAATGGGCATGTGAACCATGATGGCGGCCACTAAACAATCCAATGTTATTTTGCGAATCCAAGTATAGTCCTACAATTAGTTCGAATACTCCCAATGCCAGAAAAGTAGGCTGCAGCCAGCTAATCCAGCCTAGCCAGAACACTTGGGCGACAATCCAAATAATCATTACACCGCCAAGGAACATGACGCCAATTCCTGCATAACGGTAATGGATAAGTAACAAAAAGGCGGAAATTAGGCTAAATACCCCATTGAAAACCAATAACATGATACCTGGAATGAAAAAGTTTTTAAAGGGGCTATTCTCTAAAAGATCCACTGCCATTTTCAACAACGAGCCATCCGGTTTTAAAATGAACAAAATTCCACAAACAATCGCACCAGCGCCCAATACTAATAAGAATCAGCAACACCAATTGACAAACCATTCTTTTTACTCATCTTCCCCATCTTCTTTCGATTTGTTTTGGAAAAATCGATCGTAAAACCAATGGAGTCCCTTCTTTCCACCTTTATTATACACCCATTTACCAAAATTAGGGGGATGTTCACCTGCTAATTTTCAGAATTATTGACTCTTTTAAAGGTTTATGTCACTTTTAATAGGTATGGCACTTTTCAAATAAAGAACTTTCACTAGAAAGGAGAACCATACGATGAAGAGAAAAATCATTGCCTATAATTTTGTCTTAACAGAAGCTCTGGAACAACTTGACGATTCCTTTGAAGTAGAAATATTTGATGGGATTAATCCTAAAACAGACATTGCCTTTTTACATGCCCTTAAGGAGGCTGAAGGGATTGTAGGGCTAGCCCTTCCGGTTGATAAGGAATTGCTCGACAAAGCGCCAAAGTTACAAATTGTTTCTAATAACTCCACCGGCTATAATAATCTCTCTATTGATGAAATGTCATTACGCGGTATCATG belongs to Neobacillus sp. OS1-2 and includes:
- the ftsZ gene encoding cell division protein FtsZ; the encoded protein is MWDFDMNIDQIARIKVIGVGGGGNNAVNRMIEDGIQGVEFIAVNTDAQALNLSKAEIKMQIGANLTRGLGAGANPEVGSKAVEESRKQLQEVLKGADMVFVTAGMGGGTGTGAAPAIAQISRELGALTIGVVTRPFGFEGRKRAVNAASGIEAMREAVDTLIIVPNDRLLQIVDKKTPMLEAFREADNVLRQGVQGISDLIAVPGLINLDFADVKTIMSNQGTALMGIGVAKGPHRAVEAAKKAISSPLLETSINGAQGVLMNITGGSNLSLYEVQEAADIVASAADKELNMIFGSIINESLKEEIMITVIATGFVEYDRTSKTQSPTITKEGRTPSSRSKVIQEEPIQGNEQQWYQPEVEQGNSHHSQSQDQDDSLDIPAFLRNRRRSR